From Cronobacter turicensis z3032, the proteins below share one genomic window:
- the yhcN gene encoding Uncharacterized protein yhcN, whose amino-acid sequence MKTQSTVTALTLLSMLSFGAFAADSINAEQAQNRQSIGTVSVDAVNAAPMDLRAMLNEKAEAKGATAYRVIEARTGDHWHATAELYK is encoded by the coding sequence ATGAAAACCCAATCAACTGTAACAGCCCTGACACTTCTCTCCATGCTGTCCTTCGGCGCTTTCGCGGCAGATTCTATCAACGCAGAACAGGCGCAGAACCGTCAGTCTATTGGTACCGTTTCTGTTGATGCCGTAAATGCGGCGCCGATGGATCTGCGTGCGATGCTGAATGAGAAAGCCGAAGCGAAAGGCGCAACGGCGTACCGCGTGATTGAAGCCCGTACTGGCGACCACTGGCATGCGACTGCCGAGCTTTATAAATAA
- the yhcN gene encoding Uncharacterized protein yhcN, protein MKTTFTIAALGLASVLSFGASAAVQQVNAQQAQNLQPMGSVSVTQLSGSPMDVRQQLAAKAEKEGASSYRITELTQGDHWHATAELYK, encoded by the coding sequence ATGAAAACGACATTTACCATCGCTGCTCTGGGCCTTGCATCCGTACTCTCTTTCGGTGCGAGCGCCGCAGTCCAACAGGTCAACGCGCAACAGGCGCAAAATCTCCAGCCGATGGGCTCCGTCTCTGTGACGCAGCTGAGCGGCTCGCCGATGGACGTTCGTCAGCAACTGGCCGCTAAAGCAGAAAAAGAAGGCGCAAGCAGCTATCGCATCACTGAACTGACTCAGGGCGATCACTGGCACGCCACGGCAGAACTGTACAAATAA
- the yhcO gene encoding Uncharacterized protein yhcO yields the protein MKSYTFDFSTMASQQDFYRAFAETFGIASERVGDLDSLWQVVTEEALPLPLEIVFLHVTAEVKRRFGALILLFEEAEEELEGQLLFNIRQ from the coding sequence ATGAAAAGCTATACTTTTGATTTCAGTACGATGGCCAGTCAGCAGGATTTTTATCGGGCGTTTGCTGAAACGTTCGGCATAGCGTCGGAACGCGTGGGCGATCTGGATAGTCTGTGGCAGGTAGTGACGGAAGAAGCGCTGCCGTTGCCGCTGGAAATCGTATTCCTGCATGTGACGGCGGAAGTGAAACGCCGCTTCGGCGCGTTGATTCTGCTGTTTGAAGAAGCAGAAGAGGAGCTGGAAGGTCAGCTCCTCTTCAATATCCGGCAATAG